Proteins encoded within one genomic window of Eurosta solidaginis isolate ZX-2024a chromosome 1, ASM4086904v1, whole genome shotgun sequence:
- the Dop1R2 gene encoding dopamine receptor 2 isoform X3: MNNANIHSHTNIIGSTNTTTTNYGNISYNATKNRNRSNTSDGGNSSIYFWDDASVELSEFSLVAPDLETTIQNLPAAKQRASAYAYEQKNANSRDNHIPHVQAEPPPPSSFYTSFNISDDIFDYFNSFMDSVEQQQKELSQTTSTIGSITSSITTADNAAIANSSLTSYIYSDGNGTQDLQFLEYFSLLPNDRISLLSFLFLFSFATVFGNALVILAVIRERYLHTATNYFIGSLAVADCLVGLVVMPFSALYEVLENTWFFGTDWCDIWRSLDVLFSTASILNLCVISLDRYWAITDPFSYPMRMTVKRSICLICAVWICSSAISFPAIIWWRAARDGEMPAYKCTFTEHLGYLIFSSTISFYLPLIVMVFTYCRIYRAAVIQTRSLKIGTKQVLMASGESQLTLRIHRGGTTRDPTTSSLHHPTIHGSLGGAPSGVDGSQHHRHHSHHHSSHHNHSATGTTSSTPEEQDDEPLSALHNNGLARHRHMGKNFSLSRKLAKFAKEKKAAKTLGIVMGVFIVCWLPFFVVNLLSGFCAECIEHEEVVSAIVTWLGWINSCMNPVIYACWSRDFRRAFIRLLCVCCPRKIRRKYQPTMRSKSQCQVAAAVVVASTPFSYTSVQQFDGERSII, encoded by the coding sequence ATGAATAATGCGAACATTCACAGTCACACGAACATCATCGGTAGTACGAATACGACTACTACAAACTATGGCAATATATCATATAATGCGACGAAGAATAGAAACAGGAGCAATACATCAGATGGCGGTAACAGCTCCATCTATTTTTGGGACGATGCATCTGTTGAGTTGTCTGAGTTCTCATTGGTTGCACCAGATTTGGAGACGACAATACAAAATCTTCCCGCAGCAAAACAACGTGCGTCCGCCTATGCGTATGAACAAAAAAATGCGAATAGTAGAGACAATCATATACCGCACGTTCAAGCTGAACCACCACCACCATCATCCTTTTACACAAGCTTCAATATATCAGATGATATTTTCGATTATTTCAATAGTTTTATGGATAGCGTTgagcaacaacaaaaagaacTTTCACAAACCACAAGTACAATTGGATCAATCACTAGCAGCATTACGACGGCCGATAACGCTGCCATTGCGAATTCATCGCTGACGTCATATATCTACAGCGACGGTAATGGCACGCAAGATCTACAATTTCTCGAATATTTTAGTTTGCTACCGAATGATCGCATCTCGTTACTATCGTTTCTTTTCCTATTCTCTTTTGCCACCGTATTTGGCAATGCTTTAGTGATATTAGCTGTGATACGCGAACGTTATCTGCATACAGCCACAAATTATTTTATCGGCAGCTTAGCGGTGGCCGATTGCCTGGTTGGGCTTGTGGTAATGCCGTTTTCGGCGCTCTACGAAGTACTCGAGAATACTTGGTTTTTCGGCACCGATTGGTGTGACATCTGGCGCTCGTTGGATGTGCTATTTAGCACTGCTTCCATATTGAACTTATGTGTGATATCATTGGATCGTTATTGGGCCATCACCGATCCATTCTCTTATCCAATGCGCATGACAGTTAAACGTTCAATATGCCTTATTTGTGCAGTGTGGATTTGTTCGAGTGCCATCAGTTTTCCGGCGATTATTTGGTGGCGTGCGGCACGCGATGGTGAAATGCCTGCATACAAATGCACATTTACGGAGCATCTAGGCTATTTGATCTTCTCATCGACAATCTCATTCTATTTACCGCTGATAGTTATGGTCTTCACATATTGTCGCATCTATCGTGCGGCGGTAATACAAACGCGTTCATTGAAAATTGGCACCAAACAAGTGCTAATGGCATCTGGTGAATCGCAATTGACACTACGTATACATCGTGGTGGTACAACTCGTGATCCTACGACGAGTTCGCTACATCACCCCACAATCCATGGTTCGCTAGGTGGTGCACCTAGTGGTGTGGATGGTTCACAgcatcatcgccatcattcgcATCATCACTCGAGTCATCACAATCACAGTGCGACGGGTACAACATCATCGACGCCCGAAGAGCAAGACGATGAACCATTATCCGCTTTACATAATAATGGTTTGGCACGTCATCGTCACATGGGCAAGAACTTTTCACTCTCGCGTAAACTGGCGAAATTTGCTAAAGAGAAAAAGGCAGCCAAGACATTGGGTATAGTCATGGGTGTCTTCATTGTTTGTTGGTTACCGTTTTTTGTTGTTAATCTGTTATCCGGTTTCTGTGCGGAGTGCATTGAGCATGAAGAGGTTGTATCGGCAATAGTCACGTGGTTGGGTTGGATTAACTCCTGCATGAATCCTGTGATATATGCGTGCTGGAGCAGAGACTTCAGGAG
- the Dop1R2 gene encoding dopamine receptor 2 isoform X2 produces MNNANIHSHTNIIGSTNTTTTNYGNISYNATKNRNRSNTSDGGNSSIYFWDDASVELSEFSLVAPDLETTIQNLPAAKQRASAYAYEQKNANSRDNHIPHVQAEPPPPSSFYTSFNISDDIFDYFNSFMDSVEQQQKELSQTTSTIGSITSSITTADNAAIANSSLTSYIYSDGNGTQDLQFLEYFSLLPNDRISLLSFLFLFSFATVFGNALVILAVIRERYLHTATNYFIGSLAVADCLVGLVVMPFSALYEVLENTWFFGTDWCDIWRSLDVLFSTASILNLCVISLDRYWAITDPFSYPMRMTVKRSICLICAVWICSSAISFPAIIWWRAARDGEMPAYKCTFTEHLGYLIFSSTISFYLPLIVMVFTYCRIYRAAVIQTRSLKIGTKQVLMASGESQLTLRIHRGGTTRDPTTSSLHHPTIHGSLGGAPSGVDGSQHHRHHSHHHSSHHNHSATGTTSSTPEEQDDEPLSALHNNGLARHRHMGKNFSLSRKLAKFAKEKKAAKTLGIVMGVFIVCWLPFFVVNLLSGFCAECIEHEEVVSAIVTWLGWINSCMNPVIYACWSRDFRRAFIRLLCVCCPRKIRRKYQPTMRSKSQRFATRRCYSTCSLHGIHHVRHNSCEQTYI; encoded by the coding sequence ATGAATAATGCGAACATTCACAGTCACACGAACATCATCGGTAGTACGAATACGACTACTACAAACTATGGCAATATATCATATAATGCGACGAAGAATAGAAACAGGAGCAATACATCAGATGGCGGTAACAGCTCCATCTATTTTTGGGACGATGCATCTGTTGAGTTGTCTGAGTTCTCATTGGTTGCACCAGATTTGGAGACGACAATACAAAATCTTCCCGCAGCAAAACAACGTGCGTCCGCCTATGCGTATGAACAAAAAAATGCGAATAGTAGAGACAATCATATACCGCACGTTCAAGCTGAACCACCACCACCATCATCCTTTTACACAAGCTTCAATATATCAGATGATATTTTCGATTATTTCAATAGTTTTATGGATAGCGTTgagcaacaacaaaaagaacTTTCACAAACCACAAGTACAATTGGATCAATCACTAGCAGCATTACGACGGCCGATAACGCTGCCATTGCGAATTCATCGCTGACGTCATATATCTACAGCGACGGTAATGGCACGCAAGATCTACAATTTCTCGAATATTTTAGTTTGCTACCGAATGATCGCATCTCGTTACTATCGTTTCTTTTCCTATTCTCTTTTGCCACCGTATTTGGCAATGCTTTAGTGATATTAGCTGTGATACGCGAACGTTATCTGCATACAGCCACAAATTATTTTATCGGCAGCTTAGCGGTGGCCGATTGCCTGGTTGGGCTTGTGGTAATGCCGTTTTCGGCGCTCTACGAAGTACTCGAGAATACTTGGTTTTTCGGCACCGATTGGTGTGACATCTGGCGCTCGTTGGATGTGCTATTTAGCACTGCTTCCATATTGAACTTATGTGTGATATCATTGGATCGTTATTGGGCCATCACCGATCCATTCTCTTATCCAATGCGCATGACAGTTAAACGTTCAATATGCCTTATTTGTGCAGTGTGGATTTGTTCGAGTGCCATCAGTTTTCCGGCGATTATTTGGTGGCGTGCGGCACGCGATGGTGAAATGCCTGCATACAAATGCACATTTACGGAGCATCTAGGCTATTTGATCTTCTCATCGACAATCTCATTCTATTTACCGCTGATAGTTATGGTCTTCACATATTGTCGCATCTATCGTGCGGCGGTAATACAAACGCGTTCATTGAAAATTGGCACCAAACAAGTGCTAATGGCATCTGGTGAATCGCAATTGACACTACGTATACATCGTGGTGGTACAACTCGTGATCCTACGACGAGTTCGCTACATCACCCCACAATCCATGGTTCGCTAGGTGGTGCACCTAGTGGTGTGGATGGTTCACAgcatcatcgccatcattcgcATCATCACTCGAGTCATCACAATCACAGTGCGACGGGTACAACATCATCGACGCCCGAAGAGCAAGACGATGAACCATTATCCGCTTTACATAATAATGGTTTGGCACGTCATCGTCACATGGGCAAGAACTTTTCACTCTCGCGTAAACTGGCGAAATTTGCTAAAGAGAAAAAGGCAGCCAAGACATTGGGTATAGTCATGGGTGTCTTCATTGTTTGTTGGTTACCGTTTTTTGTTGTTAATCTGTTATCCGGTTTCTGTGCGGAGTGCATTGAGCATGAAGAGGTTGTATCGGCAATAGTCACGTGGTTGGGTTGGATTAACTCCTGCATGAATCCTGTGATATATGCGTGCTGGAGCAGAGACTTCAGGAG